One Coffea arabica cultivar ET-39 chromosome 5c, Coffea Arabica ET-39 HiFi, whole genome shotgun sequence DNA window includes the following coding sequences:
- the LOC113691024 gene encoding zinc finger CCCH domain-containing protein 1-like has protein sequence MADSGEAPQQKQEVCNFFKKPSKGKNIRKRPAVDEDNADEDSKDESSVIFNKKKPAAADNKLHFSTGSSKRSIEAETNADSKTPFFHFESSKEIQVHNDSRATATLETETEFSRDARAIRERVLKQAEEALQGKGTSDEKVYKGMHGYTDYKAGFRREHTVSGEKAGGSHGPLRASAHIRVSARFDYQPDICKDYKETGYCGYGDACKFMHDRGDYKSGWQLEKEWDEAEKIRKRNLALGIDNADEDTAEKSDEDEDDALPFACFICRQPFVDPVVTKCKHYFCEHCALKHHARNKKCFVCNQPTMGIFNTAFEIRKRMSAEGK, from the exons ATGGCAGACTCTGGCGAAGCTccacaacaaaaacaagaag TTTGTAATTTCTTTAAAAAGCCATCCAAAGGTAAAAATATTAGAAAACGCCCTGCTGTTGACGAAGATAATGCTGATGAAGATTCAAAGGATGAAAGCTCCGTGATTTTTAATAAGAAGAAGCCAGCAGCAGCTGACAACAAATTGCACTTCTCTACTGGATCCTCCAAGCGTTCTATCGAGGCAGAAACTAATGCAGACTCAAAAACcccattttttcattttgaatCTTCTAAGGAGATTCAGGTTCATAATGATAGTAGAGCAACAGCAACATTAGAAACTGAGACCGAGTTCTCAAGAGATGCTCGGGCAATCAGGGAGAGAGTTCTCAAGCAAGCAGAGGAGGCATTGCAAGGAAAAGGTACTAGTGATGAAAAAGTATATAAAGGAATGCATGGATACACAGATTACAAAGCTGGGTTTCGAAGAGAGCATACTGTCTCTGGTGAGAAAGCTGGTGGTTCACATGGACCTCTTCGAGCATCTGCCCACATTAGAGTATCAGCAAGGTTTGACTATCAGCCAGATATCTGCAAGGATTATAAAGAGACAGGTTATTGTGGATATGGGGATGCATGCAAGTTTATGCATGACCGCGGTGATTATAAATCAGGATGGCAACTAGAGAAGGAGTGGGATGAAGCAGAGAAGATCAGGAAAAGGAATTTGGCTTTGGGAATTGATAATGCGGATGAGGATACTGCTGAGAAgagtgatgaagatgaagatgatgccTTGCCCTTTGCTTGTTTCATTTGTAGGCAACCTTTTGTGGATCCTGTGGTGACCAAGTGCAAGCACTACTTCTGCGAGCATTGTGCATTAAAG CATCATGCAAGAAACAAGAAGTGCTTCGTGTGCAACCAGCCAACCATGGGGATATTCAACACAGCATTTGAGATACGCAAGAGAATGTCAGCTGAAGGGAAATGA
- the LOC113689379 gene encoding F-box protein At4g09920-like has product MLKIEIQRVQQQWIAEAINEGISMWNPKFNVEDDGDRISNLPESVLCHILSLLQAKDAVRTCVLSKAWEYKWIICLYNLKFDDSLSYTNQQTKKKLFANFVDRTLAHCTMSMAKEFELLCKLSSYDPSRVKLWISALLLHNNFERLHVSYREHGMRKLELPCYFHTCDSLTEVRLCRFNLKFPPIVCLPKLRILHLRKIGFLNRNLSSSLSQLVLSFPVLESFHLEDYKGLDKVKTLKIDAHLLANFLMLSNHCSTQIRTNGVAKLKKFKCSGLLFHKFVWSSASPSGAVNISIKHTTQDNILVLRKFITFPTFRLLQKLSASVTILELPAHVVEVNEQTSLFYSCW; this is encoded by the coding sequence ATGTTGAAGATTGAGATTCAGAGAGTACAACAACAATGGATAGCAGAAGCAATCAACGAAGGAATTAGCATGTGGAACCCAAAATTTAATGTCGAGGATGATGGAGATAGAATTAGCAATCTACCAGAAAGTGTTCTGTGCCACATACTATCCCTTCTTCAAGCCAAGGATGCCGTACGAACCTGTGTTCTAAGCAAAGCTTGGGAATACAAGTGGATAATTTGCCTATACAATCTCAAGTTTGATGATAGTTTAAGCTATACAAATCAGCAAACTAAAAAGAAACTTTTCGCAAATTTTGTTGATAGAACTCTAGCACATTGCACAATGTCTATGGCAAAAGAATTTGAGCTATTATGCAAATTATCTTCCTACGATCCATCTCGTGTGAAATTATGGATCTCAGCTTTGTTATTGCATAATAATTTTGAGAGGCTTCATGTTTCATATCGAGAACATGGCATGCGAAAGTTGGAACTTCCGTGCTATTTTCACACTTGTGATTCTTTAACAGAAGTGAGATTATGCCGTTTCAATCTCAAATTTCCTCCCATTGTTTGTTTGCCAAAGCTCAGAATCTTGCATCTTCGTAAAATTGGATTTCTTAATCGCaatctttcatcttctttgaGCCAGTTAGTGTTGTCCTTCCCAGTTCTTGAATCTTTTCACTTGGAAGATTATAAAGGGCTGGATAAAGTAAAGACATTGAAGATAGATGCTCATTTGCTTGCCAACTTCCTGATGTTATCTAACCATTGCAGCACACAAATTAGAACAAATGGTGTAGCCAAGTTGAAAAAGTTTAAATGTAGTGGTCTTCTATTTCACAAGTTTGTTTGGTCAAGTGCATCACCATCAGGGGCAGTTAATATCTCTATCAAGCATACAACTCAAGACAACATTCTTGTGTTGAGGAAATTCATTACTTTTCCAACCTTCAGATTGTTGCAAAAGCTTTCTGCTTCCGTTACAATTCTGGAACTCCCAGCCCATGTAGTTGAGGTCAATGAACAAACATCCTTATTTTATTCTTGCTGGTAA
- the LOC113689378 gene encoding phospholipase A1 PLIP1, chloroplastic-like, with protein sequence MEENMVERDQGSEINVKDELKSANWVESITKLVRQWKQKQLKNDEYGKQDNDDGDEDGAGDLCKAEYDDDAADGSAKKKAGYFLRLLSPVPWSDTKLFSKLAFLCNMACVIPEIKAEDVRRYYGLKFVTSSLAKKANASAVKTKLDQNSSLVPLAASSICRISCRSIMQFYMPKENTKEDVVGTPRVHKSDTAAYLASSAAIAADAKQNREAAMDLESHHSSASEGFVCDDSEIYTRCFVIHGTDVLVHRGIYDESMGLYEQLMPEIIQHLERIGNQTKLQLTGHSLGGSLSLLVSLMPLTRKVVKPSALLPVVTFGYQKVLDQLGLDENNVHCVVMHKDIIPRAFSCNYPKHVKQLYSSMGKIFILQQDEISSPAHPSFPSGSALYELENAHGATTAGAHIRWKPLVTLQHMVLKVRFLGTRI encoded by the exons ATGGAAGAGAACATGGTGGAAAGAGACCAAGGCAGTGAGATCAACGTTAAAGACGAGCTGAAGAGTGCAAACTGGGTTGAAAGCATAACCAAACTTGTGCGCCAGTGGAAACAGAAGCAACTAAAGAATGATGAATATGGCAAACAAGACAATGATGATGGTGATGAAGATGGAGCTGGGGACTTATGTAAAGCAGAATACGATGATGATGCAGCTGATGGCAGTGCGAAGAAAAAAGCTGGATACTTCTTGAGGCTGTTGAGTCCTGTGCCCTGGTCAGACACCAAGCTTTTCTCTAAGTTGGCTTTCCTGTGCAACATGGCTTGTGTGATCCCAGAGATTAAA GCTGAGGATGTAAGGAGATACTATGGCTTAAAATTTGTAACTTcttctctagcaaagaaggcaAATGCATCAGCTGTGAAAACCAAACTTGATCAGAATTCCAGTCTTGTACCTCTGGCGGCATCATCAATCTGCAGAATCAG CTGCAGATCAATAATGCAGTTCTACATGCCAAAGGAAAACACCAAAGAAGATGTAGTGGGAACTCCACGAGTACACAAATCAGATACAGCTGCATATCTAGCATCATCAGCAGCGATTGCAGCAGATGCAAAGCAAAATCGTGAGGCAGCAATGGATCTTGAATCACATCATTCCTCAGCTTCTGAAGGGTTTGTTTGTGATGACTCAGAGATATATACACGCTGCTTTGTTATCCAT GGAACAGATGTGTTGGTTCACAGGGGAATCTATGACGAGTCAATGGGGTTGTATGAGCAACTCATGCCAGAAATTATCCAGCATCTAGAAAGAATTGGTAATCAAACCAAGCTTCAACTTACAGGCCATTCTCTTGGAGGTAGCCTTTCCCTTCTAGTCAGTCTCATGCCACTAACAAGGAAAGTTGTTAAACCCTCTGCTCTTCTACCAGTTGTCACTTTTGGATACCAAAAGGTCCTTGACCAACTCGGCTTGGACGAAAATAATGTTCATTGTGTGGTGATGCATAAAGACATTATTCCAAGAGCATTCTCTTGCAACTATCCAAAGCATGTG AAGCAGTTGTACTCTTCCATGGGTAAAATATTTATCCTCCAACAAGATGAGATATCATCCCCTGCGCATCCTTCCTTCCCCTCAGGCAGTGCTCTATATGAATTGGAAAACGCCCATGGTGCCACTACAGCAGGTGCTCATATCCGGTGGAAACCCTTAGTGACCCTACAGCATATGGTTCTGAAGGTTCGATTTTTAGGGACCAGGATCTAG